A single genomic interval of Suncus etruscus isolate mSunEtr1 chromosome 10, mSunEtr1.pri.cur, whole genome shotgun sequence harbors:
- the CNDP2 gene encoding cytosolic non-specific dipeptidase yields MSALSALFKYVDENQDRYIKKLADWVAIQSVSAWPEKRGEIKKMMDVAAADIRQLGGSVELVDIGNQKLPDGSEIPLPPILLATLGSDPKKKTVCIYGHLDVQPAALEDGWDSEPFTLVERDGKLYGRGSTDDKGPVAGWLNALEAFQKTGQDIPVNIRFCLEGMEESGSEGLDELIMARKDTFFKDVDYVCISDNYWLGKKKPCITYGLRGICYFFIEVEGSDRDLHSGVNGGSVHEAMTDLIALMGCLVDNKGKILIPGINEAVAPVTDEELKLYEQIDFDLQEYARDVGAETLLHASKTDLLMHRWRFPSLSLHGIEGAFSGSGAKTVIPRKVVGKFSIRLVPNMTPEVVSKQVITYLNKKFSELGSPNNFKVYMGHGGKPWVSDFNHPHYMAGRRALKTVFGVEPDLTREGGSIPVTLTFQEATGKNVMLLPVGSADDGAHSQNEKLNRHNYIEGTKMLAAYLYEASLLSD; encoded by the exons ATGTCGGCCCTCAGCGCCCTCTTCAAATATGTGGATGAGAACCAGGATCGCTACATCAAG AAACTGGCGGACTGGGTGGCCATCCAGAGTGTGTCTGCATGGCCCGAGAAGAGAGGTGAGATCAAGAAGATGATGGACGTAGCAGCTGCAGACATTCGGCAGCTGGGCGGCTCTGTGGAACTGGTCGACATTGGGAACCAGAAG CTCCCCGACGGCTCTGAGATCCCCCTGCCCCCCATCCTGCTGGCCACCCTGGGCTCTGACCCAAAGAAGAAGACTGTCTGCATCTATGGGCACCTAGATGTGCAGCCTGCGGCGCTGGAGGATGGCTGGGACAGTGAGCCCTTCACGCTGGTGGAGCGTGACG GTAAGCTCTACGGCAGGGGTAGCACCGATGACAAGGGCCCAGTGGCTGGCTGGCTCAACGCCCTGGAGGCTTTCCAGAAGACAGGCCAG GACATTCCTGTTAACATCcgcttctgcctggaaggcatgGAGGAGTCAGGCTCCGAGGGCCTGGATGAGCTCATCATGGCGCGGAAGGATACGTTCTTCAAAGATGTCGACTATGTGTGCATTTCCGACAACTACTGGCTGGGCAAGAAGAAGCCCTGCATCACCTACGGACTCCGAGGCATCTGCTACTTTTTCATCGAG GTGGAAGGCAGCGACAGAGACCTCCATTCTGGGGTGAATGGCGGCTCAGTTCATGAGGCCATGACCGACCTCATCGCTCTCATGG GTTGCCTGGTGGACAATAAGGGGAAGATTCTCATCCCGGGCATCAATGAGGCAGTGGCCCCAGTCACAGATGAGGAGCTGAAGCTGTACGAGCAGATCGACTTCGACCTGCAGGAGTACGCCCGGGATGTGGGCGCGGAAACGCTGCTGCATGCCTCCAAG ACAGACTTGCTCATGCACCGCTGGCGCTTTCCATCCTTATCGCTCCATGGCATCGAAGGTGCCTTCTCGGGTTCAGGCGCCAAGACCGTCATTCCCCGCAAAGTGGTCGGCAAGTTCTCCATCCGGCTGGTGCCCAACATGACCCCGGAGGTGGTCAGCAAACAG GTCATAACCTACCTGAATAAGAAGTTCTCCGAGCTGGGCAGCCCCAACAATTTCAAGGTGTACATGGGACACGGGGGGAAGCCCTGGGTGTCCGACTTCAATCACCCACACTACATGGCCGGGAGGCGAGCTCTGAAGACAG TGTTCGGCGTGGAGCCCGACCTGACCCGAGAGGGTGGCAGCATCCCGGTGACATTGACCTTCCAGGAGGCCACGGGCAAGAACGTCATGCTGCTGCCTGTGGGCTCGGCTGACGATGGCGCCCACTCGCAGAATGAGAAGCTCAACAG GCACAACTACATCGAAGGTACCAAGATGCTGGCAGCCTACCTGTACGAGGCGTCTCTGCTGAGTGACTGA
- the CNDP1 gene encoding beta-Ala-His dipeptidase yields the protein MMDPALGRRAASLLTLLLLLDGHMLSPPSPPSPMSGLLGLVSEYLDQHQDELVQTLRDWVAVESDSVQPVARLRQELARMMELAAEHLRGLGARVELVDTGSQQLPDGQHLSIPPIILAELGTDPKKPTVCFYGHLDVQPARREDGWFSDPYMLTEVDGKLYGRGATDNKGPVLAWINAVGAFGALGQDLPINVKFVLEGMEEAGSVALEEVVQRERLGFFASVDYIVISDNLWLSRTKPALTYGSRGNSYFTVEVKCRDQDFHSGTFGGILHEPMADLVALLGSLQDSSGRILVPGIYEHVAPLTEKEKQMYEAVELDLEEYRNSSRVRRFLFDTKEDLLMHLWRLPALSIHGVEGAFNEPGTKTVIPGCVTGKFSIRLVPDMDASVVEKQVRQHLESVFSQRNSSNQLAVSMVLGLPPWIADVQDGQYLAARRAICTVFGMEPDMIRDGSTIPIARIFQDLLKKSVMMLPLGAADDGEHSQNEKINRWNYIEGSKLFAAFFLELAKLHS from the exons ATGATGGACCCCGCACTGGGACGAAGG GCAGCCTCCCTCCTgaccctgctgctgctgctggatgGTCACATGCTGTCCCCACCGTCCCCACCTTCCCCAATGTCCGGACTGCTGGGGCTGGTCAGTGAGTACCTGGACCAACACCAGGATGAGCTGGTGCAG ACCCTTCGGGACTGGGTGGCCGTGGAGAGCGACTCCGTGCAGCCCGTGGCCCGGCTGCGGCAGGAGCTAGCCCGGATGATGGAGCTGGCGGCAGAGCACCTGAGGGGCCTCGGTGCCCGTGTGGAGCTGGTGGACACAGGCTCTCAGCAG CTGCCAGACGGTCAGCACCTCTCAATACCACCTATCATCCTGGCGGAGCTGGGGACTGACCCCAAGAAACCCACCGTGTGCTTCTATGGACACCTGGACGTGCAGCCAGCCCGGCGTGAGGATGGGTGGTTCTCGGACCCCTACATGCTCACCGAGGTGGATG GAAAGCTGTATGGACGTGGAGCCACAGATAACAAAGGCCCGGTTCTAGCCTGGATCAATGCCGTGGGTGCTTTTGGGGCCCTGGGCCAG GATCTCCCCATAAATGTCAAGTTCGTCCTGGAGGGGATGGAGGAGGCTGGCTCCGTGGCCCTGGAGGAGGTGGTGCAGCGGGAGCGTCTTGGCTTCTTCGCCAGTGTAGACTACATCGTCATCTCTGACAACCTGTGGTTGAGCCGGACCAAGCCAGCACTGACCTACGGCTCACGAGGGAACAGCTACTTCACAGTGGAG GTAAAGTGCAGGGACCAGGACTTCCACTCTGGAACCTTCGGGGGCATCCTGCATGAGCCCATGGCTGACCTGGTGGCCCTCCTGG GGAGCCTGCAGGACTCATCAGGCCGCATCCTGGTTCCCGGCATCTATGAGCACGTGGCCCCGCTGACAGAGAAGGAGAAGCAGATGTATGAGGCCGTGGAGCTGGACCTGGAGGAGTATCGTAATAGCAGCCGTGTGCGCCGCTTTCTCTTCGACACCAAG GAGGACCTGCTGATGCACCTGTGGCGGCTCCCGGCTCTCTCCATCCATGGTGTGGAGGGCGCCTTCAATGAGCCGGGCACCAAGACCGTCATCCCGGGCTGCGTTACTGGCAAGTTCTCCATCCGGCTCGTCCCTGACATGGATGCGTCGGTGGTGGAGAAGCAG gTGAGACAGCACCTCGAGTCAGTCTTCTCCCAGAGGAACAGCTCCAACCAGCTGGCAGTATCCATGGTGCTGGGCCTGCCACCGTGGATTGCTGATGTTCAGGATGGCCAGTACCTGGCCGCAAGAAGGGCCATTTGCACAG TGTTTGGGATGGAACCAGACATGATCCGGGATGGGTCCACCATCCCCATCGCCAGGATATTCCAGGACCTTCTAAAGAAGAGCGTGATGATGCTTCCCCTGGGCGCGGCCGATGACGGGGAGCACTCCCAGAACGAGAAAATCAACAG GTGGAACTACATTGAAGGCTCCAAGCTTTTTGCGGCCTTTTTCCTGGAGCTGGCCAAGCTGCATTCCTGA